The following coding sequences lie in one Populus trichocarpa isolate Nisqually-1 chromosome 14, P.trichocarpa_v4.1, whole genome shotgun sequence genomic window:
- the LOC112324033 gene encoding uncharacterized protein LOC112324033: MNPYEHKHLRFTCQASIVDFDFPNGWWYPSCPKCNKKLSGGENNYTCMDHDAITSLPIPWFRLECIVTDGEDVTNFLLFGKTAENFFGSSAHHYVYNKKFIDPSVLPPAMAAKLNKSMIFQLRFGAFRSITNRCEVIITNIFDDSTNKSIHPLETATPEAKSSPTSKTSTPLSYMKQVLKAPSTPQNTVTQLRIAPDSLETPPQNISPNNETSINSEARCVLDFEDATQQLSHEDEHDKPIEVQGNLGNIATSETFDHSLPPLKKQRATSSSSSKKN; the protein is encoded by the exons ATGAATCCTTATGAGCacaag CATCTAAGATTCACATGTCAAGCTTCGATTGTTGACTTTGATTTTCCCAATGGCTGGTGGTATCCAAGCTGTccaaaatgcaacaaaaaactTAGTGGGGGCGAAAACAATTACACATGCATGGATCATGATGCTATCACCTCTCTTCCAATTCCATG gTTTCGCTTAGAATGCATTGTTACCGATGGAGAAGATGTCACTAATTTTCTTCTATTTGGGAAAACTGCTGAGAACTTTTTTGGATCATCGGCCCACCATTAtgtctataataaaaaatttattgatccCTCAGTTCTTCCTCCTGCCATGGCAGCAAAGTTAAACAAAAGCATGATTTTTCAGCTTCGATTTGGTGCTTTCAGATCCATCACCAACAGATGTGAGGTTATCATTACTAATATCTTTGACGACAGCACAAATAAGAGCATCCATCCTCTAGAAACAGCAACTCCAGAAGCTAAATCATCTCCTACATCCAAGACATCTACTCCATTAAGCTATATGAAACAGGTTCTCAAAGCTCCATCAACTCCACAAAATACTGTCACACAACTCAGGATTGCTCCTGATTCCTTGGAGACACCACCTCAGAACATATCACCAAACAATGAAACAAGCATAAACAGTGAAGCACGATGTGTACTTGATTTTGAAGATGCAACACAGCAGCTCAG TCATGAAGATGAGCATGACAAACCAATTGAAGTCCAAGGAAACCTGGGAAACATAGCTACATCTGAGACATTTGATCACTCACTTCCACCTTTGAAAAAACAACGGGCAACATCCTCATCTTCATCGAAG AAAAACTAG